GTAGGCGTCCCCCGCCGGCGCCTCCAGGACGCGGACCCGCTTCCAGTCGGCCTCCAGCTCGTCGGCGACGACCATCGCCAGCGAGGTGAGGACCCCCTGTCCCATCTCGGACTTGTTGACGACGATCGTGACGTCCCCGCTCGGGGCGACCCGCAGCCACACGTTCGGCTGGAAATCGGCGGCGGCGTTCCCCGCCTCCTCGGCCGACGCCAGGCGCAGGCCGAGCGGTCCGCTGAGCACCACGATCGTCAGGCCGCTGCCCGTCAACTGCAGGAACTCGCGACGCGTGATGGCGGGGCTCATGGCCGCCCCCCCGCCGCCTTCTGCACGGCGCGCAGGATGCGCGGGTAGGTGCCGCACCGGCAGATGTTGCCGTTCATCGCGGCCACGATCTCCTCCACCGACGGCGCGGGACTCCCGGCGAGGAGGGAGGCGGCCTGCATGATCTGCCCGGGCTGGCAATAGCCGCACTGCGGGACCTCCTCGGCAATCCAGGCCTGCTTGAGGGGATGGCTCGCCGGCAACCCCTCGATCGTGGTGATCTGCTTGCCGGCGGCGCTGCCGGCCTCGATCTGGCAGGAGCGGACGGCCTTGCCGTCGAGGTGCACCGTGCAGGCGCCGCAGAGGCCCTCGCCGCAGCCGAACTTGGTCCCCGTCAGCTTCAGGTGCTCGCGCAGCACCCACAGCAGCGGCACCTCCGGCGCCGCATCGACCGTGTAGCGCCGACCATTGACGTCCAGGGATATCATCGTCGCCTCCTCTCGCCGGCCGGGCGCAGGCGCACCCTCCCATTCCCCGGTCCTGTCCCGGGACGGACAGGCCGGGAAGAGCACACTATTGGCGAAAGTAGGCTGGCCGCCGGTGCCCCACCATGGGGTGATCCGCCCATTTCCTTCCCAGAGCATTCGAGTCATGAATGGGGGAAACGCGAATTGGGGTCATCAACCCATGGACACGGGGCGCGATATCGCAAATCCTTTCAATCAGATTGGCCGTGTCGCCCGCTGGGCGGCGCGGGGGACGGCACTGTGGCTGGAGGGACGGGAGCGATGCGCAAGCCGCGAGCCTTCATCGTCGACGACGACCCGCAGGTGCGGACCGTCCTCGCGCGCTTCTTCTCGTTGCGCGGGTACGAGGCCCTCGCGTGCGAGGGTCCGGGGTCCGTCTGCCCCTCATCCGGGGGAGCGAAGCCGATGTGCGCCGGCGGCAGTCCCTGCAGCGACCTGCTCGTGACGGACGTGGACATGCCGGAGGAGAACGGCCTGGATTTCATCGAGCGACTCGCGACCGGCCGCTGCCGCCTCGATGCCGGGAACAGGGCCGTGATCTCGGGCGCGCTCGATGGCGACGGCGCCCAGCGCGCCCGCCGGCTCGGGTGCACGGTGTTCCTCAAGCCCTTCCGCCTCGGCGATCTCTCCGCCTGGTTGGCGGACTGCGAGGGCCGGATGGACCTGCGCCAGCCGCTCGCCACCCGCCGGCGGGAGCCGCGGCTGGCGGTCGGCCGCGCCGTCTCCTACCAGCTCGGGCCCGGGCTGCCGCTGCGCCAGGGGACGGCCCTGAACGTCAGCGCCTCCGGCCTCTGCTTCAGGGGAAACCACCCGCTCGCGGCGGGGCAGACGATCTACATCCACGAGAGCCACCTCCCCTCGGGCCAGGAGTCGACCGTGCAGTGGGTCAACGAGCTCGATGGCGGGGAGTTCGTCGCCGCCGTCGCGGCGGTCGGTCGCCCCGGCTCGCCGCGGGCGGAGCGCCCGGACGCCATGGACGCGCCCCAGGACGTCCTCGGCCGCCAGGCACCCGCCGGCTCCGCCCGCGCCTGGTGCGCCTGAAGGAGCCGCCGCGCGAAGGAGCACCGATGGGCCAGAACCTCGAGCTGATCATCGTCCGGGACTTCGCGGCGCCGCGCGAGGCGCTGTGGCAGGCCTGGACCGAGGCCGAGCGCGTGCGGCGCTGGTGGGGCTCGAGGCACTTCACCTCGCCCTTCAGCAGCATCGACCTGCGCGTGGGCGGCTCCTACCTGCACTGCATCCGCACCCCCGACGGCCGCGAGTACTGGAGCACGGGGGTGTACCGGGAATTCGTCCCGCCCGAGAAGCTGGTCCTCACCGACTCGTTCGCCGACGAGCGGGGAAACGTCGTCCCCGCCACGTACTACGGCCTGGGCGAGGACTTCCCGAGCGAACTGCTGGTCACGGTGACGTTCAAGGCGCGGGACCGGGACACGACGATGACGCTGCGCCACGCCGGCGTCCCGTCGAAGGGGATGCTCGAGCAGATGCGCGAGGGCTGGAACGGCTCCTTCGACAAGCTGGACGACCTGCTTGCGCGCCACTGAAGGCCGCGAAGGGAGGGGACGATGGACGAGAAGGCTTTGAAACCGGGGATGTTCAGCTGGTTCGAGCTGCTGACCAGCGACGTGGCGGCTGCGAAGAAGTTCTACGGCGCCCTGTTCGGCTGGACGACGAAGGACATGGACACGCCGAACACGCCGTACACGATCGTCTCCGCCAACGGCGAGGAGGTGGCCGGCATGATGCCGATCCCGCCGGCCGCCACGGGCATGCCGCCCGCATGGGGCGTCTACGTGACCGTGGCCGACGTCGACGCGACCGTGCGCCG
The nucleotide sequence above comes from bacterium. Encoded proteins:
- a CDS encoding response regulator, whose amino-acid sequence is MRKPRAFIVDDDPQVRTVLARFFSLRGYEALACEGPGSVCPSSGGAKPMCAGGSPCSDLLVTDVDMPEENGLDFIERLATGRCRLDAGNRAVISGALDGDGAQRARRLGCTVFLKPFRLGDLSAWLADCEGRMDLRQPLATRRREPRLAVGRAVSYQLGPGLPLRQGTALNVSASGLCFRGNHPLAAGQTIYIHESHLPSGQESTVQWVNELDGGEFVAAVAAVGRPGSPRAERPDAMDAPQDVLGRQAPAGSARAWCA
- a CDS encoding (2Fe-2S)-binding protein, whose product is MISLDVNGRRYTVDAAPEVPLLWVLREHLKLTGTKFGCGEGLCGACTVHLDGKAVRSCQIEAGSAAGKQITTIEGLPASHPLKQAWIAEEVPQCGYCQPGQIMQAASLLAGSPAPSVEEIVAAMNGNICRCGTYPRILRAVQKAAGGRP
- a CDS encoding VOC family protein, which produces MDEKALKPGMFSWFELLTSDVAAAKKFYGALFGWTTKDMDTPNTPYTIVSANGEEVAGMMPIPPAATGMPPAWGVYVTVADVDATVRRVGELGGSTVMPPTDIPGMLRFAVVRDPQGATFSVITYAKK
- a CDS encoding SRPBCC domain-containing protein — protein: MGQNLELIIVRDFAAPREALWQAWTEAERVRRWWGSRHFTSPFSSIDLRVGGSYLHCIRTPDGREYWSTGVYREFVPPEKLVLTDSFADERGNVVPATYYGLGEDFPSELLVTVTFKARDRDTTMTLRHAGVPSKGMLEQMREGWNGSFDKLDDLLARH